Proteins from a genomic interval of Arachis hypogaea cultivar Tifrunner chromosome 10, arahy.Tifrunner.gnm2.J5K5, whole genome shotgun sequence:
- the LOC112717147 gene encoding putative disease resistance protein RGA1 → MAEQIPYGVATSLINKIASLAFREIGKIYGVLDDLEKLKDTLESIKVVLSDAELKQGQNATVAHWIKRFKQVLYDADDLLDDVFIQDLRRKRMSQVRGFFSKSVNPVLFRAKLARKIENIRKEFNNVAQDMSMLNLNPSSVILKQDECAWRETSSSVLQSEIVGREENKSDIVNLLKQTHPNQNISLIVVVGMGGLGKTALAQLVYNAAKDQNLFQKFMWVCVSEDFDVKTVLKKMLESLKKDAGGDSLEALHQNLREELNGQNYMLVLDDVWNEDHSKWSDLRTHLMCGGQGSKLLVTTRSTLVSQAMGIDEPYVLSGLTDEQSWTLLKNLTFGEDSSRMSSELQTFGEEIAKKCRGVPLAIKTIGGFLRIRVEEIDQWSSLLHGDIWRLCEEEKSIMPVLNLSYRNLRPELRQCFAYCCLYPKECFAYLASPIETQSIEDVGNQYVKILLMRSFFQDASTDEYGHIESFKMHDFMHDLATLVAGNDCYLHTEGKGIVERPMHVAFETSTDCLLDVFDVCKLRTIITDTNFVAKLSFMEKLKCLRAMILSFYSMTELPKSIDKVKHLRYLDLSYSQNLRSLPESIGNLVCLQTLKLKGCESLFSLPESIGNLVCLQTLKLKGCGSLVSLPESVGNLICLQSLNLNDCGQLVFPTKMITKLINLKKLDIECCKAFEDGMPVGLGKLISLQSLSRFVVGNNKKDTSGKLNELKELDLRGRLTIRELGLVKDAASESNETNMRSKKHIQDLSLLWGIRCSDSTEYEIRKSESLVLLDNLCPHQNLRSLDVNGFPGVRLSDWLISLIHVVRISLFILPNCKHLPPLERLPCLRELKVDHMKSLEWMDYYEIIGDVFFPSLEKLVIWGCENLRGWEKNANETQNHLSLPPFPRLSLLQIHNCPKLTCMPSFPNLVVLYLGLGSSVKPMLETCMVKHDSSSISPLSHLNHLYLTEVTEIEAMAEDWMKNLTSLQSLDLGGSSAIQILSRHLQYLPSQLQQLEIGFHDDKLDLWKHTQGRGPPHALSSLQTIIFSRCRNMKALPEQIGNLQSLRLLEISYCPKLETLDEADRCLPNIHSLRIRYCPILKRKYDRESGEDRAKIAHIPNISIYGD, encoded by the coding sequence ATGGCTGAACAAATCCCCTATGGTGTTGCTACTTCACTCATCAACAAGATTGCTTCACTCGCCTTTCGTGAAATCGGGAAGATCTATGGAGTCCTGGATGACCTTGAGAAGCTGAAGGACACTTTGGAATCCATCAAAGTCGTGCTTTCTGATGCTGAGCTCAAACAAGGCCAGAATGCTACTGTTGCCCACTGGATCAAAAGGTTCAAACAAGTGCTCTATGATGCTGATGACTTGCTTGATGATGTCTTCATCCAAGACTTGCGCCGCAAAAGAATGAGTCAGGTGCGTGGCTTCTTTTCCAAATCTGTGAATCCAGTTCTTTTCCGTGCTAAGTTAGCTCGTAAGATTGAGAATATTCGAAAGGAGTTTAATAATGTTGCTCAAGATATGTCTATGTTGAACCTGAATCCGAGTTCGGTAATTCTTAAGCAAGATGAGTGTGCCTGGAGGGAAACAAGTTCTTCCGTTTTGCAATCAGAGATAGTTGGAAGGGAAGAGAATAAGAGTGACATTGTTAACCTGCTGAAGCAAACCCATCCAAACCaaaatatttctttaattgttgttgttggtaTGGGGGGTTTAGGCAAGACAGCCCTTGCTCAGCTCGTGTACAATGCTGCTAAAGACCAGAACCTCTTTCAGAAATTCATGTGGGTGTGCGTTTCAGAAGATTTCGATGTGAAAACTGTTTTGAAGAAGATGCTGGAGTCCTTGAAGAAGGATGCTGGTGGTGATTCATTAGAGGCCCTACATCAGAATTTGCGAGAAGAATTGAATGGGCAAAATTATATGCTTGTGCTTGATGACGTGTGGAATGAAGATCATTCAAAGTGGAGTGATTTAAGAACTCATTTGATGTGCGGAGGTCAAGGCAGTAAGCTATTAGTGACGACTCGTAGTACATTGGTTTCTCAAGCAATGGGTATTGACGAGCCGTATGTTTTGAGTGGTTTGACAGATGAGCAATCATGGACATTGCTAAAGAACCTGACATTTGGTGAAGATAGCAGCAGAATGAGCTCTGAATTGCAAACATTCGGAGAGGAAATCGCAAAGAAGTGTAGAGGAGTGCCCTTGGCGATCAAAACAATAGGAGGCTTCCTACGGATAAGGGTTGAAGAAATTGATCAATGGTCAAGTCTTTTGCATGGAGATATTTGGAGGTTATGTGAAGAAGAGAAGAGTATCATGCCGGTGCTAAATTTGAGTTATCGAAACTTGCGTCCTGAACTAAGACAATGTTTTGCTTATTGTTGTCTATATCCAAAAGAATGTTTTGCTTATCTTGCAAGTCCAATTGAAACACAATCTATAGAAGATGTAGGTAATCAATATGTCAAGATTTTATTAATGAGGTCATTTTTTCAGGATGCATCAACAGATGAATACGGTCATATTGAGTCCTTCAAAATGCATGATTTCATGCATGATCTTGCAACGTTGGTAGCTGGAAATGATTGTTACTTACATACGGAGGGAAAAGGAATTGTTGAAAGACCCATGCATGTGGCATTTGAAACTAGCACCGATTGTTTATTGGATGTGTTTGATGTTTGCAAATTACGGACAATCATCACTGATACCAATTTCGTGGCCAAACTCTCTTTTATGGAAAAACTGAAGTGCCTTCGTGCTATGATATTGTCATTTTATTCTATGACTGAGCTACCAAAGTCTATTGATAAAGTCAAACATTTAAGATATCTTGATCTTTCATACTCTCAAAATCTAAGAAGTTTGCCTGAATCGATTGGCAATCTTGTTTGTTTGCAAACATTAAAACTAAAAGGTTGTGAATCTTTATTTAGTTTACCTGAATCGATTGGCAATCTTGTTTGTTTGCAaacattgaaattaaaaggttgtGGATCTTTAGTTAGTTTGCCAGAGTCAGTTGGCAATCTTATTTGTTTACAGTCACTGAATTTAAATGATTGTGGGCAACTTGTTTTTCCAACAAAAATGATTACAAAATTGATCAATTTGAAGAAGCTCGACATTGAATGTTGTAAAGCCTTTGAAGACGGCATGCCAGTAGGATTGGGGAAATTGATTTCATTGCAATCCTTATCAAGATTTGTAGTAGGGAATAACAAAAAAGATACAAGTGGCAAATTGAATGAACTGAAAGAGCTTGACCTCAGAGGCAGATTGACCATTAGGGAATTGGGTTTGGTAAAGGACGCGGCATCGGAATCTAATGAGACAAATATGAGATCAAAGAAACACATTCAAGACCTTTCTCTGTTATGGGGGATCAGATGCTCTGATTCCactgaatatgaaataagaaagaGTGAGAGTTTGGTGTTATTGGATAATCTTTGTCCCCATCAGAATCTGAGATCACTAGATGTGAATGGCTTTCCAGGAGTGAGGTTATCAGATTGGCTTATCTCGCTAATTCATGTTGTTCGCATATCTCTCTTCATTCTTCCCAATTGCAAACATCTCCCACCTTTGGAAAGACTGCCTTGTCTTCGTGAGCTCAAGGTTGATCATATGAAATCGCTGGAGTGGATGGATTATTATGAAATTATTGGTGATGTGTTCTTCCCATCTTTGGAGAAACTCGTAATCTGGGGGTGTGAGAATCTGAGGGGATGGGAGAAGAATGCAAATGAGACTCAAAACCATCTTTCTCTACCTCCTTTTCCCCGTCTCTCTCTTCTCCAAATTCATAATTGTCCAAAGTTGACCTGCATGCCTTCTTTCCCAAACCTCGTTGTGTTGTATTTAGGATTGGGTAGTAGCGTGAAGCCGATGTTGGAAACATGTATGGTTAAGCATGACTCTTCATccatctctcctctctctcatctcaaCCACTTGTACCTCACGGAAGTTACAGAGATAGAAGCAATGGCAGAGGACTGGATGAAAAACCTCACATCGCTCCAGAGTCTCGACCTTGGTGGATCGTCAGCCATTCAGATTCTGTCACGACACTTGCAATATCTTCCTTCTCAACTTCAACAGTTGGAGATAGGGTTCCATGACGACAAGCTTGACCTCTGGAAACACACACAAGGTCGTGGTCCTCCTCATGCGCTCTCTTCTCTGCAGACAATCATCTTCTCCCGTTGTCGGAACATGAAGGCTTTACCAGAGCAGATTGGCAACCTCCAATCACTAAGGCTTTTAGAGATTAGCTATTGCCCTAAATTAGAGACATTAGATGAAGCTGATCGTTGCCTTCCCAACATACACTCACTACGGATCAGATATTGTCCAATCCTAAAGCGCAAATACGACCGTGAAAGTGGAGAAGATCGGGCCAAGATTGCTCACATCCCAAACATATCCATATACGGAGATTGA
- the LOC112717140 gene encoding putative disease resistance protein RGA3 isoform X1 has translation MAEQIPYGVAASLINKIASLAFREIGRIYGVMDDLEKLKDTLESIKVVLSDAELKQGQNATVAHWIKRFKQVLYDADDLLDDVFIKDLRRKRMSQMLESLKKDAGGDSLEALQQKLREELNGQNYMLVLDDVWNEDHSKWSDLRTHLMCGGQGSKLLVTTRSTLVSKAMGIDEPYVLRGLTDEQSWTLLKNLTFGEDSSRMNSELQAIGKEIAKKCKGVPLAIKTIGGFLRIRVEEIDQWSTLLHGDIWRLCEEENSIMPVLNLSYRNLRPELRQCFAYCCLYPKDSVIRKNECIQLWMAQGYLASLTGTQSMEDVGNNYVKILLMRSFFQDASMDENGHIRSFKMHDLMHDLATSVAGNDCYLHTEGKGIVGRPMHVAFETSTICSLDVFDVCKLRTIIHCKIATNLVAKLSFMEKLKCLRALDLSFHSLTQLPMSIDKVKHLRYLDLSYTELRSLPESIGNLICLQTLKLGHCESLVSLPESVGNLICLESLKLNDCKQLVFPTKIIIKLINLKKLDIEGCKAFEDGMPVGLGKLISLQSLSSFVVGNDKKDTSGKLNELKELDLRGRLIISELGLVKDAASESHETNMRSKKHIQDLSLLWGPSSDSSEYEIRKSESLVLLDNLCPHQNLRSLHLEGFPGVRLSDWLISLIHVVRISLHDLPNCKHLPPLERLPCLRELEVADMRSLEWMDYYENIGDVFFSSLEQLDFHYCENLRGWQMLGDETQNHLSLPPFPRLSYLQIVGCPNLTCMPSFPHLVRKLELRWSSSVKPMLETCMVKHESSSISPLSHLKLLLLWGVTGIEAMAEDWMKSLTSLKSLHLRGSSAIQILSRHLQYLPSQLKNLAISFDDDKLDLWKDTQGRGPPHALSSLQTIFFFDCKNMKALPEQIGNLQSLTLLEIMNCPKLESLDEADRRLTNIHTVGISGCPFLEHKYRAESEDRAKIAHIPHISIY, from the exons ATGGCTGAACAAATCCCCTATGGTGTTGCCGCTTCACTCATCAACAAGATTGCTTCACTTGCCTTTCGTGAAATCGGGAGGATCTATGGAGTCATGGATGACCTTGAGAAGTTGAAGGACACTTTGGAATCCATCAAAGTCGTGCTTTCTGATGCTGAGCTCAAACAAGGCCAGAATGCTACTGTTGCCCACTGGATCAAAAGGTTCAAACAAGTGCTCTATGATGCTGATGACTTGCTTGATGATGTCTTCATCAAAGACTTGCGCCGCAAAAGAATGAGTCAG ATGCTGGAGTCTTTAAAGAAGGATGCTGGTGGTGATTCATTAGAGGCTCTACAACAGAAGTTGCGAGAAGAATTGAATGGGCAAAATTATATGCTTGTGCTTGATGACGTGTGGAATGAAGATCATTCAAAGTGGAGTGATTTAAGAACTCATTTGATGTGCGGAGGTCAAGGCAGTAAGCTATTAGTGACGACTCGTAGTACATTGGTTTCTAAAGCAATGGGTATTGACGAGCCGTATGTTCTGAGAGGTTTGACAGATGAGCAATCATGGACATTGCTAAAGAACCTCACATTTGGTGAAGATAGCAGCAGAATGAACTCTGAATTGCAAGCAATCGGAAAGGAAATTGCAAAGAAGTGTAAAGGAGTGCCACTGGCGATCAAAACAATAGGAGGCTTCTTACGGATAAGGGTTGAAGAAATTGATCAATGGTCAACTCTTCTGCATGGTGATATTTGGAGGTTATGTGAAGAAGAGAATAGTATCATGCCGGTCCTAAATTTGAGTTACCGAAACTTGCGTCCTGAACTAAGACAATGTTTTGCTTATTGTTGTCTATATCCAAAGGATTCGGTAATCAGAAAGAATGAGTGTATTCAATTGTGGATGGCTCAAGGTTACCTTGCAAGTTTAACTGGAACGCAATCTATGGAAGATGTGGGTAATAATTATGTCAAGATTTTGTTAATGAGGTCATTTTTCCAGGATGCATCAATGGATGAAAATGGTCATATTAGGTCCTTCAAAATGCATGATTTGATGCATGATCTTGCAACGTCGGTAGCTGGAAATGATTGTTACTTACATACTGAGGGAAAAGGAATTGTTGGGAGACCCATGCATGTGGCTTTTGAAACTAGTACCATTTGTTCATTGGATGTGTTTGATGTTTGCAAATTACGAACAATCATCCATTGCAAGATTGCTACCAATTTAGTGGCCAAACTCTCTTTTATGGAAAAACTGAAGTGCCTTCGTGCTTTGGATTTATCATTTCATTCTTTGACTCAGTTGCCAATGTCTATTGATAAAGTCAAACATTTAAGATATCTTGATCTTTCATACACTGAATTAAGAAGTTTGCCTGAATCGATTGGCAATCTTATTTGTTTACAAACATTAAAATTAGGCCATTGTGAATCTTTAGTTAGTTTGCCAGAGTCAGTTGGCAATCTTATTTGTTTAGAGTCATTGAAATTAAATGATTGTAAGCAACTTGTTTTTCctacaaaaattattataaaattgatCAATCTGAAGAAGCTCGACATTGAAGGTTGTAAAGCCTTTGAAGATGGCATGCCAGTAGGATTGGGGAAATTGATTTCATTGCAATCCTTATCAAGCTTTGTAGTAGGGAATGACAAAAAAGATACAAGTGGCAAATTGAATGAACTGAAAGAGCTTGACCTCAGAGGCAGATTGATCATTAGTGAATTGGGTTTGGTAAAGGATGCGGCATCGGAATCTCATGAGACAAATATGAGATCAAAGAAACACATCCAAGACCTTTCTCTGTTATGGGGGCCAAGCTCTGATTCTagtgaatatgaaataagaaagaGTGAGAGCTTGGTGTTATTGGATAATCTTTGTCCCCATCAAAATCTGAGATCACTACATTTGGAGGGCTTTCCAGGAGTGAGGTTATCAGATTGGCTTATCTCGCTAATTCATGTTGTTCGCATATCTCTCCACGATCTTCCCAATTGCAAACATCTTCCACCTTTGGAAAGACTGCCTTGTCTTCGTGAGCTCGAGGTTGCTGATATGAGATCGCTGGAGTGGATGGATTATTATGAAAATATTGGTGATGTGTTCTTCTCATCTTTGGAGCAACTCGACTTCCACTACTGTGAGAATCTGAGGGGATGGCAGATGTTAGGGGATGAGACTCAAAACCATCTTTCTCTACCTCCTTTTCCCCGTCTCTCTTATCTCCAAATTGTTGGTTGTCCAAACTTGACCTGCATGCCTTCTTTCCCACACCTTGTTCGGAAGTTGGAGTTACGATGGAGTAGTAGCGTGAAGCCAATGTTGGAAACATGTATGGTTAAGCATGAGTCTTCATccatctctcctctctctcatctcaaGCTGTTGCTGCTTTGGGGAGTTACAGGGATAGAAGCAATGGCAGAGGACTGGATGAAAAGCCTCACATCGCTCAAGAGTCTCCACCTTCGTGGATCGTCAGCCATTCAGATTCTGTCACGACACTTGCAATATCTTCCTTCTCAACTTAAAAACTTGGCGATAAGTTTCGATGATGACAAACTTGACCTCTGGAAAGACACACAAGGTCGTGGTCCTCCTCATGCCCTCTCTTCTCTGCAGACAATCTTCTTCTTCGATTGTAAGAACATGAAGGCTTTACCAGAGCAGATTGGCAACCTCCAATCACTAACGCTTTTAGAGATTATGAATTGCCCTAAATTAGAGTCATTGGATGAAGCTGACCGTCGCCTTACCAACATACACACAGTAGGGATCTCTGGGTGTCCATTCCTAGAGCACAAATACCGCGCTGAAAGTGAAGATCGGGCCAAGATTGCTCATATCCCACACATATCCATATACTGA
- the LOC112717149 gene encoding serine/threonine-protein kinase SRK2E, protein MDRPGGGAVNVGVGMDMAIMHESERYELVRDIGSGNFGVARLMRDKHTNELVAVKYIERGDKIDENVRREIINHRSLRHPNIVRFKEVILTPTHLAIVMEYAAGGELFERICNAGRFNEDEARFFFQQLISGVSYCHAMQVCHRDLKLENTLLDGSPAPRLKICDFGYSKSSVLHSQPKSTVGTPAYIAPEVLLRKEYDGKIADVWSCGVTLYVMLVGSYPFEDPDEPKNFQKTIHRILKVQYSIPDSISISPECRHLISRIFVADPAQRINIPEIRNHPWFLKNLPADLMVDYTNTQFEEPEQPMQSIEEIMQLIAEATIPAAGTQSLNRYLNGSLDIDDMDEDLELDDPDLDIDSSGEIVYAM, encoded by the exons ATGGATCGACCTGGAGGTGGTGCAGTGAATGTTGGTGTTGGAATGGATATGGCGATCATGCACGAGAGTGAAAGGTATGAACTTGTTCGTGATATTGGCTCTGGCAATTTTGGGGTGGCAAGGCTTATGAGAGATAAGCACACTAATGAGCTTGTTGCTGTCAAATATATTGAGAGAGGTGATAAG ATAGATGAAAATGTGAGAAGGGAAATTATAAATCACAGATCACTGAGGCATCCAAATATTGTTAGATTCAAAGAG GTCATATTGACCCCTACACATTTGGCTATTGTGATGGAATATGCTGCTGGTGGAGAGCTATTTGAGCGAATATGCAATGCAGGACGGTTCAATGAGGACGAG GCGCGCTTCTTCTTCCAACAACTTATCTCAGGGGTTAGCTACTGTCATGCAATG CAAGTATGCCATCGTGACTTGAAGTTAGAGAACACATTACTAGATGGCAGTCCAGCTCCTCGATTAAAGATATGTGATTTTGGGTATTCTAAG TCCTCAGTGCTACATTCACAACCAAAATCTACAGTTGGTACCCCTGCATACATTGCTCCGGAAGTTCTACTCAGGAAGGAATATGATGGCAAG ATTGCGGATGTGTGGTCTTGTGGTGTGACCTTATATGTCATGTTGGTGGGCTCATACCCTTTTGAGGATCCAGATGAACCAAAAAATTTCCAGAAGACAATTCAT AGAATTCTGAAAGTCCAGTACTCAATTCCTGACAGCATTAGCATATCACCTGAATGCCGTCATCTGATTTCAAGGATCTTTGTCGCTGACCCTGCACAG AGAATAAACATTCCTGAGATTAGAAACCATCCGTGGTTCTTGAAGAACCTCCCAGCTGATCTCATGGTTGACTATACAAACACCCAGTTTGAGGAGCCTGAGCAACCAATGCAGAGCATTGAAGAAATCATGCAGTTAATTGCCGAGGCTACAATTCCCGCAGCCGGAACTCAGTCTCTGAACCGTTATCTTAACGGCAGCTTGGATATCGACGACATGGACGAAGACTTAGAGCTCGATGATCCCGACCTTGATATCGATAGCAGTGGAGAAATAGTTTATGCAATGTAA
- the LOC112717148 gene encoding uncharacterized protein has protein sequence MAALLPSPSHLLSPNSSSRFLGFKVSSCFVQKNLSIKTFSASFKTRPKISCAMNNMSAQQSDDHEKINLNQLTDKAQKLWDSSPEPVKKFPWNRALDNFIQLILDLVLAVVKYLAVPVFIVTSISELSYCGHERKLALVPIPFLFGVAVAGVFKKTALELSPRLKDAEVPWHLLAIAIFFTLIKLPGPYYPYWGRIVIPHFVNGVLLRTLWFAIMWYRRPQKALKISDSTYDS, from the exons ATGGCTGCTcttcttccctctccctctcaCCTTCTGTCTCCTAACTCTTCCTCTCGTTTCCTGGGATTCAAG GTTTCATCATGCTTCGTTCAAAAGAATTTAAGTATTAAGACATTTTCTGCTTCTTTCAAGACACGCCCAAAGATCTCGTGTGCTATGAATAATATGTCTGCCCAGCAATCAGATGACCACGAGAAGATAAATTTGAACCAATTAACAGACAAGGCACAAAAGCTTTGGGACAGTTCACCCGAGCCGGTGAAGAAATTCCCGTGGAATAGAGCCTTGGACAACTTCATTCAACTTATTCTTGATCTCGTTTTGGCTGTAGTAAAATACCTAGCTGTACCTGTGTTCATAGTTACCTCCATTAGTGAGTTATCTTACTGTGGACATGAAAGGAAGCTGGCTCTTGTTCCTATTCCATTTCTCTTCGGTGTTGCTGTTGCTGGGGTCTTTAAGAAGACTGCTTTAGAATTATCTCCACGACTAAAG GATGCAGAAGTTCCGTGGCATTTACTTGCCATTGCAATTTTCTTCACATTAATCAAATTGCCCGGTCCATATTACCCTTATTGGGGACGCATAGTCATTCCTCATTTTGTAAATGGTGTTCTCTTAAGGACTCTATGGTTCGCAATTATGTGGTACAGAAGGCCTCAAAAAGCATTGAAGATATCAGATTCTACATATGATAGTTAG
- the LOC112717140 gene encoding putative disease resistance protein RGA3 isoform X2 gives MLESLKKDAGGDSLEALQQKLREELNGQNYMLVLDDVWNEDHSKWSDLRTHLMCGGQGSKLLVTTRSTLVSKAMGIDEPYVLRGLTDEQSWTLLKNLTFGEDSSRMNSELQAIGKEIAKKCKGVPLAIKTIGGFLRIRVEEIDQWSTLLHGDIWRLCEEENSIMPVLNLSYRNLRPELRQCFAYCCLYPKDSVIRKNECIQLWMAQGYLASLTGTQSMEDVGNNYVKILLMRSFFQDASMDENGHIRSFKMHDLMHDLATSVAGNDCYLHTEGKGIVGRPMHVAFETSTICSLDVFDVCKLRTIIHCKIATNLVAKLSFMEKLKCLRALDLSFHSLTQLPMSIDKVKHLRYLDLSYTELRSLPESIGNLICLQTLKLGHCESLVSLPESVGNLICLESLKLNDCKQLVFPTKIIIKLINLKKLDIEGCKAFEDGMPVGLGKLISLQSLSSFVVGNDKKDTSGKLNELKELDLRGRLIISELGLVKDAASESHETNMRSKKHIQDLSLLWGPSSDSSEYEIRKSESLVLLDNLCPHQNLRSLHLEGFPGVRLSDWLISLIHVVRISLHDLPNCKHLPPLERLPCLRELEVADMRSLEWMDYYENIGDVFFSSLEQLDFHYCENLRGWQMLGDETQNHLSLPPFPRLSYLQIVGCPNLTCMPSFPHLVRKLELRWSSSVKPMLETCMVKHESSSISPLSHLKLLLLWGVTGIEAMAEDWMKSLTSLKSLHLRGSSAIQILSRHLQYLPSQLKNLAISFDDDKLDLWKDTQGRGPPHALSSLQTIFFFDCKNMKALPEQIGNLQSLTLLEIMNCPKLESLDEADRRLTNIHTVGISGCPFLEHKYRAESEDRAKIAHIPHISIY, from the coding sequence ATGCTGGAGTCTTTAAAGAAGGATGCTGGTGGTGATTCATTAGAGGCTCTACAACAGAAGTTGCGAGAAGAATTGAATGGGCAAAATTATATGCTTGTGCTTGATGACGTGTGGAATGAAGATCATTCAAAGTGGAGTGATTTAAGAACTCATTTGATGTGCGGAGGTCAAGGCAGTAAGCTATTAGTGACGACTCGTAGTACATTGGTTTCTAAAGCAATGGGTATTGACGAGCCGTATGTTCTGAGAGGTTTGACAGATGAGCAATCATGGACATTGCTAAAGAACCTCACATTTGGTGAAGATAGCAGCAGAATGAACTCTGAATTGCAAGCAATCGGAAAGGAAATTGCAAAGAAGTGTAAAGGAGTGCCACTGGCGATCAAAACAATAGGAGGCTTCTTACGGATAAGGGTTGAAGAAATTGATCAATGGTCAACTCTTCTGCATGGTGATATTTGGAGGTTATGTGAAGAAGAGAATAGTATCATGCCGGTCCTAAATTTGAGTTACCGAAACTTGCGTCCTGAACTAAGACAATGTTTTGCTTATTGTTGTCTATATCCAAAGGATTCGGTAATCAGAAAGAATGAGTGTATTCAATTGTGGATGGCTCAAGGTTACCTTGCAAGTTTAACTGGAACGCAATCTATGGAAGATGTGGGTAATAATTATGTCAAGATTTTGTTAATGAGGTCATTTTTCCAGGATGCATCAATGGATGAAAATGGTCATATTAGGTCCTTCAAAATGCATGATTTGATGCATGATCTTGCAACGTCGGTAGCTGGAAATGATTGTTACTTACATACTGAGGGAAAAGGAATTGTTGGGAGACCCATGCATGTGGCTTTTGAAACTAGTACCATTTGTTCATTGGATGTGTTTGATGTTTGCAAATTACGAACAATCATCCATTGCAAGATTGCTACCAATTTAGTGGCCAAACTCTCTTTTATGGAAAAACTGAAGTGCCTTCGTGCTTTGGATTTATCATTTCATTCTTTGACTCAGTTGCCAATGTCTATTGATAAAGTCAAACATTTAAGATATCTTGATCTTTCATACACTGAATTAAGAAGTTTGCCTGAATCGATTGGCAATCTTATTTGTTTACAAACATTAAAATTAGGCCATTGTGAATCTTTAGTTAGTTTGCCAGAGTCAGTTGGCAATCTTATTTGTTTAGAGTCATTGAAATTAAATGATTGTAAGCAACTTGTTTTTCctacaaaaattattataaaattgatCAATCTGAAGAAGCTCGACATTGAAGGTTGTAAAGCCTTTGAAGATGGCATGCCAGTAGGATTGGGGAAATTGATTTCATTGCAATCCTTATCAAGCTTTGTAGTAGGGAATGACAAAAAAGATACAAGTGGCAAATTGAATGAACTGAAAGAGCTTGACCTCAGAGGCAGATTGATCATTAGTGAATTGGGTTTGGTAAAGGATGCGGCATCGGAATCTCATGAGACAAATATGAGATCAAAGAAACACATCCAAGACCTTTCTCTGTTATGGGGGCCAAGCTCTGATTCTagtgaatatgaaataagaaagaGTGAGAGCTTGGTGTTATTGGATAATCTTTGTCCCCATCAAAATCTGAGATCACTACATTTGGAGGGCTTTCCAGGAGTGAGGTTATCAGATTGGCTTATCTCGCTAATTCATGTTGTTCGCATATCTCTCCACGATCTTCCCAATTGCAAACATCTTCCACCTTTGGAAAGACTGCCTTGTCTTCGTGAGCTCGAGGTTGCTGATATGAGATCGCTGGAGTGGATGGATTATTATGAAAATATTGGTGATGTGTTCTTCTCATCTTTGGAGCAACTCGACTTCCACTACTGTGAGAATCTGAGGGGATGGCAGATGTTAGGGGATGAGACTCAAAACCATCTTTCTCTACCTCCTTTTCCCCGTCTCTCTTATCTCCAAATTGTTGGTTGTCCAAACTTGACCTGCATGCCTTCTTTCCCACACCTTGTTCGGAAGTTGGAGTTACGATGGAGTAGTAGCGTGAAGCCAATGTTGGAAACATGTATGGTTAAGCATGAGTCTTCATccatctctcctctctctcatctcaaGCTGTTGCTGCTTTGGGGAGTTACAGGGATAGAAGCAATGGCAGAGGACTGGATGAAAAGCCTCACATCGCTCAAGAGTCTCCACCTTCGTGGATCGTCAGCCATTCAGATTCTGTCACGACACTTGCAATATCTTCCTTCTCAACTTAAAAACTTGGCGATAAGTTTCGATGATGACAAACTTGACCTCTGGAAAGACACACAAGGTCGTGGTCCTCCTCATGCCCTCTCTTCTCTGCAGACAATCTTCTTCTTCGATTGTAAGAACATGAAGGCTTTACCAGAGCAGATTGGCAACCTCCAATCACTAACGCTTTTAGAGATTATGAATTGCCCTAAATTAGAGTCATTGGATGAAGCTGACCGTCGCCTTACCAACATACACACAGTAGGGATCTCTGGGTGTCCATTCCTAGAGCACAAATACCGCGCTGAAAGTGAAGATCGGGCCAAGATTGCTCATATCCCACACATATCCATATACTGA